TTGGTTCTCTCAGAAATTCCCTTTGACCTTTGCGTACCCATTTCGTCCTTTGCGGTTAAACATATTTTTCTAACCGCAAAGAGTGCAAAGAATTTTAGGGCAGGGGATTATCCTCTTTTAGGCGTAGAGTTGCCTTTCGAGACAGGCGGGGCATACTTGCAGTAAATAGTCTATGTGCGCTATGCGGACTATGGGATAATAACTTATCTCTTATCAAAATCTTCGAGGTCTGAAAGCCTAAAAGATTAGCGTAGAAAAGCCCTGACCGTTTCCACTACAGCAGCAGGCTGTTCGGCGTGCAGCCAATGACCGGCATTTTTGATGAAAATGACATGACTGTTCGGAAACATCTTTGAAATATCCTCCTTGTCCTGTTCAGTGATATAATCAGAATTCTCCCCTCCCATGAAAAGCGTAGGTTTGTCGAAGGTTTTATCTGAAACAATTTCTTCCCCGACATTATCGATTTTCTCCGTGATCACCGGAAGATTGATTTTCCACATAAATCCACCTGACTCATTTCTTCCCAGACTTTTTAGCAAAAACTGACGGATACCGGGTATCTTGATATATGTTGAAAGGATATCATCCGCCTCTTTTCTTGATTTTAGTTCATTGATCGGAATAGCATTCAGCCCTTCCAGAATCCTTTGATGATGTACGGGATAAAATCTTGGTGCTATGTCCGCAACAATCAATTTATTGACTTTTTCAGGATATTTGAAACCAAATTTCATGACCGTCTTTCCTCCCATGGAATGTCCCATCAGGTTGGCTTTTTCGAGCCCCTCCCCATCCATCAGCTCTTTTATATCATCCGCCATCACCTCATAATTCCAATCCGCACTTTGTGGAGAATCCCCATGGTTTCTCTGATCTACCAGATAAAGGGTGAAATCTTTTTCCAGTTCCTTGGCTATACTGAACCAATTATCAGCAGAACCGAACAAGCCATGCAAAATAATCAGTGGTTCTCCGCTGCCGGATTTTTTAAAATTGAGTTTCATAAATGTTTTAGTCTCAAATAGTAAGTAGAAATGACAAGTTTATATTTTAGAAAGAATTTTTTGACCGATGACCGATGTCAGATGACCGAGGTTGCCCATTGCTTTTAAATAGGGGAGCTATGTTAAATCAACCATATGTTTTTTGATTTGCTGATTTCAACTATTGTCAAATCACCTCCTATTCCCTATCCAAACTCCAAAAATAACAGCAAGGATCCCAAAATAGTGTCCTGCCAACAAAACTTCTCCATCAAGCAATCCCCACATAATGGCTACAACCGGGATCAGGTAGGTTACAGAACTCGCAAAAACC
This window of the Aquiflexum balticum DSM 16537 genome carries:
- a CDS encoding alpha/beta fold hydrolase; translated protein: MKLNFKKSGSGEPLIILHGLFGSADNWFSIAKELEKDFTLYLVDQRNHGDSPQSADWNYEVMADDIKELMDGEGLEKANLMGHSMGGKTVMKFGFKYPEKVNKLIVADIAPRFYPVHHQRILEGLNAIPINELKSRKEADDILSTYIKIPGIRQFLLKSLGRNESGGFMWKINLPVITEKIDNVGEEIVSDKTFDKPTLFMGGENSDYITEQDKEDISKMFPNSHVIFIKNAGHWLHAEQPAAVVETVRAFLR